The Flavobacterium faecale genomic sequence AAGCTGCAAAAGCAGGACCAGCAAAAGGAAAGAAAAAATAATATTTTTTCAACATACACTATTAAAAGACTGTCCCAAAAGACAGTCTTTTTTTTTACCTTTGCAGCATGAAAAAACTGCCAGAAGCACTACTTGCCAAACTAGCCAAACGCACTCAAGCTAATGCGCTACGACAGCTGGGCGTGCAGACTGATAAAACTGATTTCTCCTCCAATGATTATATAGGATTTTCAAGATCCAAAAACATATTCGACCAAACACATCACTACCTACTCGACCACAACATTACTCAAAATGGAGCAACGGGTTCGAGATTATTATCTGGTAATCACGAGATTTATAATCGTGTCGAAACTGAGATAGCCAATTTTCATAAATCTGAGACAGCACTTATTTTTAATTCTGGTTACGATGCCAACCTTGGTTTTTTCAGTGCAGTTCCCCAAAAAGGACATTATATTTTGTATGACGAATTGTGCCATGCCTCCATTAGAGATGGCATTCAGTTGTCAAACGCAAAAGCCTACAAATTTGATCACAATGATTTTGAAGATCTAGAACGACTTATCGACAAATTTAAGACAGAAGACGGTTCGATATTTATTGTTACCGAAAGTGTTTTTTCAATGGATGGTGACAGCCCCAACCTTGAAGCACTGGCACAGCTTTCCACCAAACACGACTGTTACCTTATAGTTGACGAAGCACATGCTCTTGGCGTGTACGGCAATAATGGTGCTGGCCTAGTGAATTATTTAGGACTAGAAGATGCAGTCTTTGCACGTATCATGACTTTTGGAAAAGGACTTGGTTGCCACGGAGCCGCTATATTAGGATCGAAAGAATTACAAACCTACTTGATTAATTTTGCTCGAAGTTTTATTTACACCACAGGATTGAATCCGCATGCGGTGGCTACGATTGGTGTTGCTTATCGAAATTTACAATCTCAATCGGAAAATATAGAACAGCTACGCGAAAACATTATCTTTTTTAATCAAGAAAAAAAAATGACTGGATTGCAACCGTTGTTCGTTCGGTCAAAGTCAGCAATTCAATGCGCGATTATTCAGGGAAACGAAAAAGTAAAAACTATTGCCAGCCAATTACAAGAAAAAGGATTTGATGTAAAAGCTATTCTGTCTCCTACCGTTCCCGAAGGACAAGAACGTTTGCGCTTTTGTTTGCACAGTTATAATACTAAAGAAGAAATCACAGCGGTACTTCATGCATTAAGCAGTCTGGTTTTTTAAAAAAGCAATTAGGCGATTTTGAATTTAAAAATCACTTTGTGCGTTTATGATTTACAGCCTTACAAATATTGCAACACAAAGGACATTAACACTATTTCTTCCTAAATTTAGATCGAAATTTACTCCTATATATATACTACGATTTTTGACACAGAAATTAAATTATAAAAATATGAAACTATTCATCACCGGAATATCCACAGATGTTGGAAAAACTGTAGCCTCGGCCATTATCACACAAGCGTTGGAAGCCGATTATTGGAAACCAATTCAAGCTGGCGATCTTGAAAACTCGGACACTATAAAAGTGAAGGCATTTGTATCGAATGAAAAATCGGTATTTCACGACAACAGCTACGCCTTGCTTACACCTGCGAGCCCACATCTTGCTGCAGCATTAGACGGAATTACCATTGACATCAAGAAAATCACAGAACCTGAGACTGATAATCATTTGGTCATTGAAGGTGCTGGCGGAATTTTTGTTCCTTTAAATGATGAGGATACTATTATTGATTTGATCAAACCGGATTATAAGGTGATCGTAATTTCTCGTCATTACTTAGGAAGCATCAATCACACTTTGCTTACTATTGAAGCGTTAAAGACTAGAGGTATCGCTGTGGCTGGAATTATTTTTAGCGGAGATGAAAATCAAGCAACCGAATCGATTATTTTGAAAAAAACGGCTGTGAAATTTATTGGCCGAATTGAACAAGAGCCTTATTTTGATCAAAACGTAATTAATGAATATGCTGATTTGTTTAGAGAGAAGCTTTTAGAATTATGATTAACGATTTTTGATTTAAACCTCATAGCCATAGAATAGGTAAAAAATCAACAAAGATTATTTTTGATTTTTGATATCGTCACTACAGAGTCGTTGGCTTTACACATTTCGTAGGCAGGATTTTCAACAAATCCATTTTAAAACATCCTTATATAAAGAATCAAAATCGATTACTGCGCTCGCGTGAAGGATTGAGGTAAACTACCGAAGTAGTACCGAAAGCCTGACAGCAGCTAGCAGTAGGGGCTTATGACCGCAAAGATTGTTTGCCCCTATTGTTAGCTGGTGGCACGCCCAAATAATTCTTTTCATCTTTTATTTTAAGCTCGACATAATTGAGAGTCCTGAGCGGGATCGAAAAAACATTCGACCAATCACGGCGGTTATATTCTGACTGTGTATCTTTGCGACAAATTATACTCATGACATTAGCAGAAAGAAACCTTAAGCACAATTGGCATCCTTATACACAACACAAAACAGCACAAAGACCGATTGCGATTGTAAAAGGCGAAGGTGCCTTGTTGTGGGACGAAGACGGAAAGGAATATATTGATGCGATTGCGTCATGGTGGGTTAATCCATACGGCCACTCGAATCCCGTTATTGCCAATGCTATCTACAAACAGCTAACCACTTTGGAGCATGTTCTTTTTGGCGGTTTTACGCATGAGCCTGCGGTAGAACTTTCGGAGCAGTTGATTGCTGTATTGCCTGCTAACCAAAATAAACTTTTCTACTCTGACAACGGATCGACTGCTGTGGAGATTGCTATAAAAGTGGCGATGCAGTATTTTTTTAATAATGGTATAAAGAAAACAAAAATTATAGCTTTTGAAGATGCCTTTCATGGTGATACTTTTGGCGCTATGGCCGCAAGTGGAATTTCTTTTTTTACAGAAGCTTTTAAAGATTCGCTAATCGAGGTCGTTCGCATTCCTGTTCCTACTCCTGGAAATGAGCAAGCGACACTAGAGGCTCTAAATTATCATACAGCATCTCAAGAATGTGCTGCCTTTATTTTTGAACCGCTTGTATTGGGAGCGGCTGGAATGGTAATGTATCAACCTGAGATTTTGAACGAGCTAATATCAATTTGTAAAAAGAATCAAGTTTTTACAATTGCTGACGAGGTGATGACTGGGTTTGGAAAAACAGGAAAGAACTTTGCCTGCGATTACCTAACCGCTATGCCCGATATGATGTGTATATCTAAAGCACTAACAGGTGGCGCTATCCCGATGGCAATTACTAGTTTTACACAAGAACTTTTTGATGGGTTTTATGATGATGATATCAACAAAGCGTTGTTTCACGGTCACACCTTTACAGCCAACCCTACAGGATGTGCAGCTGCCCTGGCAAGCTTACAACTATTGCAGTCTACAGAGATGAAGGCCAATATAGCACGTGTACATGAACGCCATTTGGAATTTGAGGAACGAATCAAAAATAATCCTAAAGTGAAAACTACCCGTGTTTTGGGTGTTATTTTTGCATTGGAGATTGTGACCAACAGTGCCGAATCGTACTATGGTACTGTTCGAAATAAACTTTATAACTTCTTTATTGAAAACGGAGTCATCCTTAGACCTGTTGGAAATATTGTTTACATACTTCCTCCTTATATTATTTCAGACAGTCAGCTTTCAAAAATCTACGAACTGATTGAACGAGCGCTTTATGATTTGGAATTTTAACATTTTTTTCGTATCTTATTAAGGATATTTAGTTTTTTGGGCGGCAAAGTATTAATTCATCAAAACCATGAGCAAAAATAATACGTATATTTCAATGTTCTACGCCCAATTAATACTTTTCAAAATCAAACGATAACCGTTTAACGATAGTTAGTCGTGCTTTGTCGAAAAAACAGCATCGAACGTGTTTTTTTTTGATAATTTTAAGAATATGTTATAAGTTCGCATAATTATTAACATTGTTATTAACATTATAACGGCCCGAAATCGACATATAATTAAGAAATACCACATGAATATAAACACTACCACATTGATAAGAAAGAATATTTTCCTACGATTTGTAATTTTACTATTTATTTTTTGCATGTCAATCGATATGCAATCTCAAATAGGTTCTGCTGTAACTATAACAGCAGTTGCAACAAACAATTCGGTACAATGTAGCTCAGGAGGTCATCAAACTGCTCTAAACAGTTGGCTTAATTCTCATGGAAATTCTAGCGCAATAACTACATGTACGACAGGACAAATAAAATGGACAAATAACTACTCTTCTAGCTCCTTCGTAAAAACATGTGGAAATGCAGGAAAGGCTACTGTCGTATTTACTGCAAAGGACGATTGCGGGAATAGCAAAACAACAACTGCAAATTTCACTGTTAATGATGATACTTACCCTGTTTTTACCAACTATCCTAATGGCACAACGGCAAATCAGCAAACATGCGGAAGTGTACAAAATTTGAAATTCTCAAGCTTTACAGAAGTTTCAGGTGACGGAAATGCAAATACATTTTTAAAAGGAGAGGTTTTTAAATTCCCAAATGTCACAACTAACGTTTATGCACTAGTTACTATTAAAGATTTACTGAATGCTAGTATTCCTTTGTTAGATGATAATACGCCCGGCTTAGGTACTGATGGATTTAAGCCTCAAACTAAATTTAATTTAAGTGCTACAGGTGAACAAGCTTGGGTAGAGTACAACGTTGCATTTTACGACTCAACTACTAATCAACCAGTTATATTGCCGACATTCTACGCAAACTTTAGCGATATTGATGGTAATTCGAATTTTGGTGAACAAAATTGGACCGAACAAACAGCAGATTATATTACTGATAGCCCTACCGAACTTACAATTACAAATCCATCGCCTTGGATCGTTGCAACCTCAGGCACAAACGAGTATACAGGAGTCTCAAATGCATATCCACAAGTAAATATTTCTACTAGATACGAACAAAGAAGCATGTTGTCCTTTAGAGTGGGTGTTATTTCGCGAAATGGCACTCAAAGTGGTAATTTACGTCAGCATAGTGTTGATTTTGACTGTCAACCAAGTAGTAATTATGGGGTTCCGTCTACTATAATCGACGAAATCACGCTTGAATGTGATCAGGTAAAAGAACCTGAAACTTTAACTGCAACTGATAATTGTGGTAAAGCAACTGTAAATTTCACAGAAACAAGAAAAGACGGCTCTTGCGCAAACAAATATACTCTTACAAGAACTTGGACGGCAACGGATGAGTGCGGAAAGTCTGTAAAACGAATACTGACAATCAATGTTCAAGACACAAAAGCTCCAGTATTATCTGCTGCTCCTGCTGCGGTTACGGTAGAATGTTCTGCTGTTCCAACCGCTGCTACTTTAACAGCTACTGATAATTGCGACGCTTCGCCAGTTGTAACATACAAAGAAGTAAAAACCGATGGCGCTTGCGCGAATGCGTATACACTTACAAGAACCTGGACAGCAACGGATGCATGCGGAAATGCTTCTTCTAAAACTCAAGTAATAACAGTTCAAGACAAAACGGCTCCAGTATTGAGCACTGCTCCTACTGCGGTTACGGTAGAATGTTCTGCTATTCCAACGGCTGCTACTTTAACAGCTACTGATAATTGTGACACTTCGCCAGTTGTAACATACAAAGAAGTAAAAACCGATGGCGCTTGCGCGAATGCGTATACACTTACAAGAACCTGGACAGCAACGGATGCATGCGGAAATGCTTCTTCTAAAACTCAAGTAATAACAGTTCAAGACAAAACGGCTCCAGTATTGAGCACTGCTCCTACTGCGGTTACGGTAGAATGTTCTGCTATTCCAACGGCTGCTACTTTAACAGCTACTGATAATTGCGACGCTTCACCAGTTGTAACATACAAAGAAGTAAAAAACGATGGCGCTTGCGCGAATGCGTATACACTTACAAGAACCTGGACAGCAACGGATGCATGCGGAAATGCTTCTTCTAAAACTCAAGTAATAACAGTTCAAGATAAAACGGCTCCAGTATTGAGCACTGCTCCTGCTGCGGTAACTGTTGAATGTTCTGCTATTCCAACGGCTGCTACTTTAACAGCTACTGATAATTGTGACGCTTCGCCAGTTGTAACATACAAAGAAGTAAAAACTAATGGCGCTTGCGCGAATGCGTATACACTTACAAGAACTTGGACGGCAACGGATGCATGCGGAAATGCTTCTTCTAAAACTCAAGTAATAACAGTTCAAGATAAAACGGCTCCAGTATTGAGCACTGCTCCTGCTGCGGTAACTGTTGAATGTTCTGCTATTCCAACGGCTGCTACTTTAACAGCTACTGATAATTGTGACACTTCGCCAGTTGTAACATACAAAGAAGTAAAAACCGATGGCGCTTGCGCAAATGCGTATACACTTACAAGAACCTGGACAGCAACGGATGCATGCGGAAATGCTTCTTCTAAATCTCAAATAATAACGGTTCAAGATAAAACGGCTCCAGTACTAAGCGCTGCTCCTACTGCGGTTACGGTAGAATGTTCTGCTATTCCAACGGCTGCTACTTTAACAGCTACTGATAATTGCGACGCTTCACCAGTTGTAACATACAAAGAAGTAAAAACCGATGGCGCTTGCGCGAATGCGTATACACTTACAAGAACCTGGACAGCAACGGATGCATGCGGAAATGCTTCTTCTAAAACTCAAGTAATAACAGTTCAAGACAAAACGGCTCCAGTATTGAGCACTGCTCCTACTGCGGTTACGGTAGAATGTTCTGCTATTCCAACGGCTGCTACTTTAACAGCTACTGATAATTGTGACACTTCGCCAGTTGTAACATACAAAGAAGTAAAAACCGATGGCGCTTGCGCGAATGCGTATACACTTACAAGAACCTGGACAGCAACGGATGCATGCGGAAATGCTTCTTCTAAAACTCAAGTAATAACAGTTCAAGACAAAACGGCTCCAGTATTGAGCACTGCTCCTACTGCGGTTACGGTAGAATGTTCTGCTATTCCAACGGCTGCTACTTTAACAGCTACTGATAATTGCGACGCTTCACCAGTTGTAACATACAAAGAAGTAAAAAACGATGGCGCTTGCGCGAATGCGTATACACTTACAAGAACCTGGACAGCAACGGATGCATGCGGAAATGCTTCTTCTAAAACTCAAGTAATAACAGTTCAAGATAAAACGGCTCCAGTATTGAGCACTGCTCCTGCTGCGGTAACTGTTGAATGTTCTGCTATTCCAACGGCTGCTACTTTAACAGCTACTGATAATTGTGACGCTTCGCCAGTTGTAACATACAAAGAAGTAAAAACTAATGGCGCTTGCGCGAATGCGTATACACTTACAAGAACTTGGACGGCAACGGATGCATGCGGAAATGCTTCTTCTAAAACTCAAGTAATAACAGTTCAAGATAAAACGGCTCCAGTATTGAGCACTGCTCCTGCTGCGGTTACGGTAGAATGTTCTGCTATTCCAACGGCTGCTACTTTAACAGCTACTGATAATTGCGACGCTTCACCAGTTGTAACATACAAAGAAGTAAAAACCGATGGCGCTTGCGCGAATGCGTATACACTTACAAGAACCTGGACAGCAACGGATGCATGCGGAAATGCTTCTTCTAAAACTCAAGTAATAACA encodes the following:
- a CDS encoding aminotransferase class I/II-fold pyridoxal phosphate-dependent enzyme, which gives rise to MKKLPEALLAKLAKRTQANALRQLGVQTDKTDFSSNDYIGFSRSKNIFDQTHHYLLDHNITQNGATGSRLLSGNHEIYNRVETEIANFHKSETALIFNSGYDANLGFFSAVPQKGHYILYDELCHASIRDGIQLSNAKAYKFDHNDFEDLERLIDKFKTEDGSIFIVTESVFSMDGDSPNLEALAQLSTKHDCYLIVDEAHALGVYGNNGAGLVNYLGLEDAVFARIMTFGKGLGCHGAAILGSKELQTYLINFARSFIYTTGLNPHAVATIGVAYRNLQSQSENIEQLRENIIFFNQEKKMTGLQPLFVRSKSAIQCAIIQGNEKVKTIASQLQEKGFDVKAILSPTVPEGQERLRFCLHSYNTKEEITAVLHALSSLVF
- the bioD gene encoding dethiobiotin synthase, which codes for MKLFITGISTDVGKTVASAIITQALEADYWKPIQAGDLENSDTIKVKAFVSNEKSVFHDNSYALLTPASPHLAAALDGITIDIKKITEPETDNHLVIEGAGGIFVPLNDEDTIIDLIKPDYKVIVISRHYLGSINHTLLTIEALKTRGIAVAGIIFSGDENQATESIILKKTAVKFIGRIEQEPYFDQNVINEYADLFREKLLEL
- the bioA gene encoding adenosylmethionine--8-amino-7-oxononanoate transaminase; protein product: MTLAERNLKHNWHPYTQHKTAQRPIAIVKGEGALLWDEDGKEYIDAIASWWVNPYGHSNPVIANAIYKQLTTLEHVLFGGFTHEPAVELSEQLIAVLPANQNKLFYSDNGSTAVEIAIKVAMQYFFNNGIKKTKIIAFEDAFHGDTFGAMAASGISFFTEAFKDSLIEVVRIPVPTPGNEQATLEALNYHTASQECAAFIFEPLVLGAAGMVMYQPEILNELISICKKNQVFTIADEVMTGFGKTGKNFACDYLTAMPDMMCISKALTGGAIPMAITSFTQELFDGFYDDDINKALFHGHTFTANPTGCAAALASLQLLQSTEMKANIARVHERHLEFEERIKNNPKVKTTRVLGVIFALEIVTNSAESYYGTVRNKLYNFFIENGVILRPVGNIVYILPPYIISDSQLSKIYELIERALYDLEF